A genomic stretch from Empedobacter stercoris includes:
- a CDS encoding carbon-nitrogen hydrolase family protein, with translation MNIQVRNLTLEDYSDLTISTKEAYHNQLGTWTVEEIKELLAIFPQGQLCVEVDGKVVASALSIIVNSKKTNLESDYDTITSNGKFLKHDSEGDILYGIEVFVHPNYRQLRLGRRLYDERKALCEEMNLKSIVAGGRIPNYYKYSKELTPRQYIEKVKSKEIYDSTLAFQISNDFNVKKILKNYLKDDKESLEYATLLEWNNIYYESELTSNSPTKRNIRLGLVQWQMRLFNGLQDFYDQIEFFVNAVSDYGSDFIMFPEFFNTPLMSPYNHLKEIEAMHQLATMTDDIVKKIQEFAITYNVNIISGSMPHLKDGKLYNTSFLCHRSGKLDSYSKIHITPNEFKYYALNGGDEIKVFDTDCGKVGLLICYDVEFPELSRILADQGMEILFVPFMTDTQNGYTRVRSCAQARAIENECYVAIAGSVGNLPRVNNMDIQYSQSAVFTPSDFSFPNNGVKAEATPNAEMVLVADVDLYLLKELHEYGTVKTMKDRRKDLYQVQLIK, from the coding sequence ATGAATATTCAAGTCAGAAATTTGACACTTGAAGATTATAGTGATTTGACTATTTCAACAAAAGAAGCTTATCACAATCAACTTGGAACATGGACAGTTGAAGAAATAAAAGAATTGTTAGCTATTTTTCCACAAGGACAATTGTGTGTTGAAGTTGATGGTAAAGTTGTAGCTTCTGCATTAAGTATTATTGTAAATTCTAAGAAAACAAATCTTGAGTCAGATTACGATACGATTACTTCTAATGGGAAATTCTTGAAACACGATTCTGAAGGTGATATTTTGTATGGAATAGAGGTTTTTGTGCATCCAAATTATCGTCAACTTCGCTTAGGTAGACGCTTATATGATGAGCGAAAAGCATTGTGTGAAGAGATGAACCTGAAGTCGATTGTCGCAGGTGGTCGTATTCCAAATTATTATAAATATTCGAAAGAATTAACACCTCGTCAATATATTGAGAAAGTAAAAAGCAAAGAAATATATGATTCTACGTTGGCTTTCCAAATTTCCAATGATTTTAATGTCAAAAAAATCTTGAAAAATTATCTGAAAGACGATAAAGAATCGTTAGAATATGCGACGCTATTAGAATGGAATAATATCTATTATGAATCAGAATTAACATCAAATTCACCTACCAAACGTAATATTCGTCTTGGATTGGTGCAATGGCAAATGCGTTTGTTTAATGGGTTACAGGATTTTTATGATCAAATCGAATTCTTTGTAAATGCAGTTAGTGATTATGGTTCGGATTTTATCATGTTTCCAGAGTTTTTCAATACACCGTTGATGAGTCCTTACAATCACTTGAAGGAAATTGAAGCGATGCATCAATTGGCAACGATGACAGATGATATTGTAAAGAAAATTCAAGAATTTGCCATCACCTATAATGTCAATATTATTTCTGGTTCGATGCCACATCTAAAAGATGGTAAACTATACAATACGTCTTTTCTTTGTCATCGTTCGGGTAAATTAGATTCGTACAGTAAAATTCATATTACACCAAACGAATTCAAGTATTATGCGTTAAATGGTGGTGATGAAATCAAAGTTTTTGATACGGATTGTGGTAAAGTTGGATTACTAATTTGTTACGATGTCGAGTTTCCTGAATTAAGCAGAATTTTGGCAGATCAAGGAATGGAAATTTTATTTGTTCCTTTCATGACAGATACGCAAAATGGATATACTCGTGTCCGTAGTTGTGCGCAAGCTCGTGCCATAGAAAATGAATGTTATGTTGCAATTGCAGGTTCTGTAGGGAATTTACCACGCGTTAACAATATGGATATTCAGTATTCTCAATCGGCTGTTTTTACGCCTTCAGATTTCTCATTTCCAAATAATGGAGTGAAGGCAGAAGCGACACCAAATGCCGAAATGGTTCTTGTTGCTGACGTCGATTTGTACCTTTTGAAAGAGTTGCATGAATATGGAACAGTAAAAACAATGAAGGATAGACGAAAAGATTTGTACCAAGTGCAATTGATAAAATAA